A window of the Streptomyces sp. NBC_00250 genome harbors these coding sequences:
- a CDS encoding 2-oxo acid dehydrogenase subunit E2: MAEFTMPSLGADMDEGTLSQWLVHPGDQVARGDVVAVVETAKSAIEVECFHSGTVDALLVDEGVTVPVGTPLARIGTSAESRPTTDRPPSTPLVRRLAQDRHVDLAAVHGSGPGGRITRADVEHAEPEPARAPEHDKTAGPSQPIHTGIRRQPGTEPARRKRSGSGAEAKPAPPTRSTKPVRSDDSTGERPAPPRVKSSPLARRLATELGVDLAEVTGTGRGGTVRAEDVRSAPAAEGAPRPAVPDMARAATARLMSRSKREIPHFYLSTTVDMAAALEWMHARNRELPLSARLVPAALLFKAVALAARQVPKLNGHWADDGFVPAEEVRLGIAVSLRGGGLAAPSLAHADTLSVVEVMAALKDLVARARGGRLRASETADPSLTVTNLGDQGVEAVFGVVYPPQVALVGLGRIVERPVAVNGLLGVRPMVTATLSADHRAADGATGARLLTAMDRLLQQPEDL, from the coding sequence ATGGCCGAGTTCACGATGCCGTCACTCGGCGCCGACATGGACGAGGGCACGCTCTCCCAGTGGCTGGTGCACCCCGGCGACCAGGTGGCGCGGGGCGACGTCGTCGCGGTGGTCGAGACCGCGAAGTCCGCGATCGAGGTGGAGTGCTTCCACAGCGGTACGGTCGACGCCCTCCTCGTCGACGAGGGCGTCACCGTACCGGTGGGCACCCCGCTGGCTCGTATCGGCACGTCCGCCGAGAGCAGGCCCACCACGGACCGGCCCCCGTCGACACCCCTCGTCCGCCGACTCGCCCAGGACCGGCACGTCGACCTCGCCGCCGTCCATGGTTCGGGCCCGGGAGGCAGGATCACACGCGCGGACGTGGAGCACGCGGAACCGGAACCTGCACGAGCACCGGAGCACGACAAGACCGCCGGCCCCTCACAGCCCATTCACACCGGGATCAGGCGGCAGCCGGGTACGGAACCGGCGCGACGGAAGCGGAGCGGGTCCGGGGCCGAGGCAAAGCCCGCGCCGCCGACACGGTCGACGAAGCCGGTACGCAGCGACGACTCGACCGGGGAGCGTCCCGCTCCTCCGCGCGTGAAGTCCTCACCGCTCGCGCGGCGGCTGGCCACGGAGCTCGGCGTCGACCTCGCCGAGGTGACCGGCACGGGTCGGGGCGGCACCGTCCGTGCGGAGGACGTCCGTTCCGCCCCGGCCGCCGAGGGCGCACCGCGGCCGGCCGTCCCGGATATGGCACGGGCGGCGACCGCCCGGCTCATGAGCCGATCCAAGCGGGAGATCCCGCACTTCTACCTCTCCACGACCGTGGACATGGCAGCGGCCCTGGAGTGGATGCACGCCCGCAACCGCGAACTGCCCTTGTCCGCCCGTCTGGTGCCCGCCGCACTCCTGTTCAAGGCCGTCGCACTGGCGGCGCGCCAGGTGCCCAAGCTCAACGGGCACTGGGCCGACGACGGCTTCGTCCCGGCGGAAGAGGTACGGCTGGGCATCGCCGTCTCCCTGCGAGGAGGTGGCCTTGCCGCCCCGTCCCTCGCCCACGCCGACACGCTCTCCGTGGTCGAGGTGATGGCCGCACTCAAGGACCTGGTGGCGCGGGCACGGGGCGGCCGGCTCCGCGCATCCGAGACCGCCGACCCCAGCCTCACGGTCACGAACCTCGGCGACCAGGGCGTCGAGGCCGTGTTCGGGGTCGTCTACCCGCCGCAGGTCGCGCTCGTCGGCCTCGGCCGGATCGTCGAGCGGCCGGTGGCCGTGAACGGCCTGCTGGGAGTTCGTCCCATGGTGACGGCGACGTTGTCCGCCGACCACCGTGCCGCCGACGGCGCCACCGGCGCGCGTCTCCTGACCGCCATGGACCGGCTCCTGCAACAACCGGAGGATCTGTGA
- a CDS encoding universal stress protein — MTRSIVVGLDGTEQAKAAAEWAAEEAVLRGTDVHLVHAKEPVPEAALSLVEWESEEPWAREMMARTAGELRERHPGLSVTSQVLPSGPVPGLVAAAEESDLLVLGSRALGSVAGYLLGSVGLTVAGAVERPVVLVRAVSAGSTPRGPIVVGADVRQPVDSVLGFAFEEAARRHTQVLVVYVQQLPLHAGMGPAMVPDFRLSMVPEIKRSVEAMLEPWQAKYPDVEAVARVAVGSAGLELVAVAREASLVVVGRRTRHSTLGAHIGSVAHAVLHHSPVPVALVPHD; from the coding sequence ATGACGCGGAGCATCGTGGTCGGCCTGGACGGTACGGAGCAGGCCAAGGCAGCCGCGGAGTGGGCGGCCGAGGAGGCGGTGCTGCGCGGGACTGACGTACATCTGGTACACGCGAAGGAACCAGTACCGGAGGCCGCTCTGTCGCTCGTGGAGTGGGAGTCCGAGGAGCCGTGGGCCAGGGAGATGATGGCGCGCACCGCCGGTGAGCTGCGCGAGCGCCATCCCGGCCTGTCGGTGACCTCCCAGGTGCTGCCCTCGGGGCCCGTTCCGGGTCTGGTCGCCGCGGCTGAGGAGAGCGATCTGCTCGTTCTCGGCTCGCGGGCGCTGGGCAGCGTGGCCGGGTACCTGCTCGGCTCGGTCGGCCTGACGGTCGCCGGTGCCGTCGAGCGACCCGTCGTACTGGTACGGGCCGTCAGCGCGGGAAGCACTCCACGGGGCCCGATCGTGGTCGGGGCCGACGTGCGGCAGCCCGTGGACTCCGTGCTGGGCTTCGCCTTCGAGGAAGCCGCGCGACGGCACACCCAGGTCCTCGTCGTGTATGTGCAGCAGCTCCCGCTGCACGCGGGAATGGGGCCCGCGATGGTCCCGGACTTCAGGCTTTCCATGGTGCCGGAGATCAAGCGTTCGGTGGAGGCCATGCTGGAACCCTGGCAGGCGAAGTATCCCGACGTCGAGGCGGTCGCCCGCGTGGCGGTCGGATCGGCCGGACTCGAACTGGTGGCGGTCGCCCGGGAGGCCTCCCTCGTGGTGGTGGGCCGGCGTACCCGCCATTCGACGCTCGGCGCACACATCGGCAGCGTGGCCCACGCCGTCCTGCACCACAGCCCGGTGCCCGTGGCCCTCGTTCCCCACGACTGA
- a CDS encoding CBS domain-containing protein, whose translation MKHPRTVDDVMTHAVVSARLDAPVKEIVRSMRRWGVSAVPVLSAQGRVVGVVSEADVLGKVPGEARDDAGSVTAGSLMSAPAVTIPRDATIAGAARLMAHGHLKRLPVVDEDGRPVGVVSRGDLLKIYLRSDAELAEDVRHELLTHLIPEGDAALTVRVENGAVTLAGRLPQSVPADLALRLTRSVPGVVAATAEFTTA comes from the coding sequence ATGAAGCACCCACGTACCGTCGACGACGTGATGACCCATGCGGTGGTCTCCGCCAGGCTCGACGCACCGGTCAAGGAGATCGTCCGGTCCATGCGGCGCTGGGGCGTGAGCGCAGTCCCCGTGCTGTCGGCCCAGGGACGAGTGGTCGGCGTGGTGTCCGAGGCGGACGTACTCGGCAAGGTTCCGGGAGAGGCCCGGGACGACGCGGGATCGGTGACAGCGGGCAGCCTGATGTCGGCTCCGGCCGTCACCATTCCGCGCGATGCCACGATCGCCGGGGCCGCGCGGCTGATGGCGCATGGCCACCTCAAGCGACTTCCCGTGGTGGACGAGGACGGCCGCCCGGTCGGTGTCGTCAGCCGGGGCGACCTGCTCAAGATCTACCTTCGCTCCGACGCCGAGCTCGCCGAGGACGTACGCCACGAGCTCCTCACGCACCTGATCCCCGAAGGTGACGCGGCACTGACCGTACGGGTCGAGAACGGCGCGGTGACGCTCGCCGGACGCCTGCCACAGTCCGTTCCGGCGGATCTGGCCCTGCGCCTGACCCGGTCGGTGCCTGGCGTGGTGGCTGCGACGGCGGAGTTCACGACCGCGTAG
- the pdhA gene encoding pyruvate dehydrogenase (acetyl-transferring) E1 component subunit alpha: MATAHGGTSAGTPKTKHPRRAHGSAAPSRTPAAAHDLDLLRRMLLIRRFEERCVELYSAAAIRGFVHLYIGEEAVAVGVHQALDERDAVVSTYREHGHALARGIPPGAVMAEMYGKTTGCSHGRGGSMHLFDADRRFYGGNAIVGGGLPLAAGLALADRLRGEPRVTCCFFGDGAFAEGEFHETANLAALWGLPVLFVCENNLYAMGTALAREHAQTDLAMRAASYGMAAWAVDGMDVHAVEKAARGAVESMRAGSGPHFLEMRTYRFRAHSMYDPDRYRPKDEVEEWKRHDPVTGLADGMRTAGLLDAATLEDLEHQVAEEIDDAVRAAEQAPEEPAEDLLLHVTGRHEEALA, from the coding sequence ATGGCCACCGCACACGGCGGTACGTCCGCCGGAACACCGAAGACGAAGCACCCCCGTCGCGCACATGGATCCGCGGCACCCTCCCGCACACCTGCGGCGGCCCACGACCTGGACCTGCTGCGGCGGATGCTGCTCATCCGGCGGTTCGAGGAGCGGTGCGTCGAGCTGTACAGCGCAGCGGCGATCCGGGGCTTCGTCCACCTCTACATCGGCGAGGAGGCGGTGGCGGTCGGCGTCCACCAGGCTCTCGACGAGCGGGACGCGGTCGTCTCCACGTACCGCGAACACGGCCACGCCCTGGCCCGCGGGATCCCGCCCGGGGCCGTGATGGCGGAGATGTACGGGAAGACCACCGGGTGCAGCCACGGCCGCGGCGGGTCCATGCACCTCTTCGACGCCGATCGCCGCTTCTACGGCGGCAACGCGATCGTGGGCGGCGGGCTGCCGCTCGCGGCGGGCCTGGCGCTCGCCGACCGGTTGCGCGGCGAGCCGAGGGTCACCTGCTGCTTCTTCGGTGACGGGGCCTTCGCCGAGGGCGAGTTCCACGAGACCGCCAATCTGGCGGCGCTCTGGGGGCTGCCCGTGCTCTTCGTCTGCGAGAACAACCTGTACGCGATGGGGACGGCCCTCGCCCGCGAACACGCCCAGACGGACCTGGCGATGCGGGCGGCGTCGTACGGCATGGCTGCCTGGGCCGTCGACGGCATGGACGTGCACGCCGTGGAGAAGGCGGCGCGCGGGGCGGTCGAGTCCATGCGCGCCGGCAGCGGACCGCACTTCCTGGAGATGCGGACGTATCGATTCCGAGCGCACTCGATGTACGACCCGGACCGGTACCGGCCGAAGGACGAGGTCGAGGAGTGGAAGCGGCACGACCCCGTCACCGGCCTCGCCGACGGCATGCGTACGGCTGGACTCCTCGACGCCGCCACGCTGGAGGACTTGGAGCACCAGGTCGCCGAGGAGATCGACGACGCCGTCCGGGCGGCCGAACAGGCCCCCGAGGAGCCGGCCGAGGATCTGCTGTTGCATGTCACCGGCCGACACGAGGAGGCTCTGGCATGA
- a CDS encoding CBS domain-containing protein, which produces MQHRTVFEVMTHDVVTAAPETPFKEIARLFAEHDVSAVPVVADDRRLLGVVSEADLLRATAELPDLEGRWAGVRLLSQERGLPDAETAAQLMTSPAVTAQANWNLVETARTMQRKAVKRLPVTDETGRLVGIISRSDLLRPFLRSDTAIRDEIEHDVLADTLRLAPDTIRVTVDDGVVRLTGRVAERADIRVIVRLCRSVDGVVALHESIEYAYDNLALDVEPPR; this is translated from the coding sequence ATGCAGCACCGCACGGTTTTCGAGGTCATGACCCACGACGTGGTCACCGCAGCCCCAGAGACCCCGTTCAAGGAGATCGCCCGGCTCTTCGCCGAACACGATGTCTCGGCGGTCCCGGTCGTCGCCGACGACCGCCGCCTGCTCGGTGTGGTCTCGGAGGCCGACCTGCTGCGGGCCACCGCCGAGCTCCCCGACCTGGAGGGCCGTTGGGCGGGCGTCCGGCTGCTGTCCCAGGAGCGCGGGCTGCCCGATGCGGAGACCGCCGCCCAGCTGATGACCTCGCCGGCCGTCACGGCACAGGCGAACTGGAATCTCGTCGAGACGGCCCGGACGATGCAGCGCAAGGCTGTGAAGAGACTGCCCGTGACCGACGAGACCGGTCGACTCGTCGGGATCATCAGCCGAAGCGACCTGCTGCGGCCCTTCCTGCGCAGTGACACCGCGATCCGTGACGAGATCGAGCACGACGTCCTGGCCGACACGCTGCGCCTGGCCCCCGATACGATCCGCGTGACCGTCGACGACGGAGTCGTCAGGCTGACGGGCCGGGTCGCCGAGCGGGCCGACATCCGCGTGATCGTGCGGCTCTGCCGTTCGGTCGACGGAGTCGTCGCCCTGCACGAATCGATCGAGTACGCCTACGACAACCTCGCGCTCGACGTGGAGCCACCGCGATGA
- a CDS encoding CBS domain-containing protein gives MRHRRIDQLMTREVVSVRGDAPFKEVARTLAQHQVTAVPVVDGDGRVVGVVSEGDLLRKTADQAAAPSGLPAVPGLEAWERAKAEGTRAEELMSAPAVCARPEWTVAEAARLMEVQRVKRLVVVDGEDRLLGIVSRRDLLGVFLREDDDIRREIVEDVLGDTLRLEPTALAVEVHDGRVELGGRLPFRGMAPAIERMCATVDGVVSVSCTRLTYDVDDTERGGGRS, from the coding sequence ATGCGTCACCGCAGGATCGACCAGCTCATGACCCGTGAGGTGGTGAGTGTCCGCGGCGACGCCCCGTTCAAGGAGGTCGCCCGCACACTCGCGCAGCACCAAGTGACCGCTGTGCCCGTGGTGGACGGAGACGGCCGGGTCGTCGGGGTGGTGTCGGAGGGCGATCTGCTGCGCAAGACCGCCGACCAGGCCGCCGCACCGAGTGGATTGCCGGCCGTTCCGGGCCTGGAGGCGTGGGAACGGGCGAAGGCCGAGGGAACACGGGCCGAGGAGCTCATGTCCGCCCCCGCAGTGTGTGCCCGTCCGGAGTGGACCGTGGCGGAGGCGGCGCGGCTCATGGAGGTGCAGAGGGTCAAGCGGCTCGTGGTCGTCGATGGCGAGGACCGCTTGCTGGGCATCGTGAGCCGTCGCGACCTCTTGGGCGTCTTCCTCCGCGAGGACGACGACATCCGCCGGGAGATCGTCGAGGACGTGCTCGGTGACACGCTGCGTCTCGAACCGACTGCCCTCGCCGTCGAAGTGCACGACGGGCGGGTGGAGCTTGGCGGGAGGCTGCCCTTCCGGGGCATGGCACCGGCGATCGAGCGCATGTGCGCGACGGTGGACGGCGTGGTCTCGGTCTCCTGCACCCGTCTCACGTACGACGTCGATGACACCGAACGAGGAGGTGGACGATCATGA
- a CDS encoding alpha-ketoacid dehydrogenase subunit beta: MSTRTRPRAHPDDGSTTYREALREALREALTSDDRVFLMGEDVGRYGGCFGVSLGLLEEFGPERIRDTPLSESAFVGAGIGAALAGLRPVVEIMTVNFSLLALDQILNNAATLRHMSGGQLGVPLVIRMTTGAGRQLAAQHSHSLEGWYAHIPGLRVLAPATIDDARHVLSAALVDPDPVLLFEHGSLYNAAGILDPSVRSVDLDRAAVRREGTDVTVVAYGGCVSKALEAAEELAGEGISAEVVDLRTLRPLDDATFVGSVRRTHRAVVVDEGWRSGSLSAEIESRICEQAFFELDAPVERVCSAEVPIPYARRLEEAALPQPAGIVAAARRVVS; encoded by the coding sequence ATGAGCACGCGTACGCGACCGCGGGCGCATCCCGACGACGGCTCCACCACGTACCGGGAGGCCCTGCGCGAGGCTCTGCGCGAGGCCCTGACCTCGGACGACCGGGTCTTCCTGATGGGCGAGGACGTGGGCCGCTACGGCGGCTGCTTCGGGGTGAGCCTCGGTCTCCTGGAGGAGTTCGGCCCGGAGCGAATCCGGGACACGCCTCTTTCGGAGTCCGCGTTCGTCGGAGCCGGGATCGGCGCCGCGCTGGCCGGGCTGCGGCCGGTCGTGGAGATCATGACGGTCAACTTCAGCCTGCTGGCCCTCGACCAGATCCTCAACAACGCCGCCACTCTGCGACACATGTCCGGCGGGCAGCTCGGCGTGCCGCTGGTGATCCGGATGACGACGGGCGCGGGGCGGCAGTTGGCCGCCCAGCACTCCCACAGCCTCGAAGGCTGGTACGCGCACATCCCCGGCCTCCGTGTCCTGGCGCCGGCTACGATCGACGACGCCCGCCACGTGCTGTCGGCCGCGCTGGTCGACCCCGACCCGGTGCTGCTCTTCGAGCACGGGAGCCTCTACAACGCCGCCGGAATTCTGGATCCATCGGTCCGAAGTGTCGACCTGGACCGCGCGGCAGTCCGCCGCGAGGGCACCGACGTCACGGTCGTCGCGTACGGCGGTTGCGTGTCCAAGGCCCTCGAAGCCGCGGAGGAACTGGCGGGCGAGGGGATCAGCGCGGAGGTCGTCGACCTGCGCACGCTACGGCCCCTGGACGACGCCACGTTCGTCGGCTCGGTCCGGCGGACCCACCGGGCCGTCGTAGTCGACGAGGGCTGGCGCAGCGGCAGTCTGTCCGCCGAGATCGAGTCGCGCATCTGCGAGCAGGCGTTCTTCGAACTCGACGCGCCCGTCGAGCGGGTGTGCAGCGCGGAGGTCCCCATCCCGTACGCCCGTCGGCTGGAGGAGGCGGCACTCCCCCAGCCGGCCGGAATCGTGGCGGCGGCGCGCCGGGTGGTGAGCTGA
- the acsA gene encoding acetate--CoA ligase, with translation MNALWVAPVMPDYDSARAVFSWRRERSRLAGLPDGGINIGYEAVDRHLREGHGEQVALRCIARDGSVQTVSFAGLAAESSRFAHVLETLGLERGERVFTLLGRRFELYSTVLGTLRASRVVCPLFSAFGPEPVALRLELGNARALVTTRELYERKVAPVRSRLPHLRHVLLLDPGTDPPPDTLSFPALTAAAPDAYTVGPTDPAEPALLHFTSGTTGTPKGAVHVHEAVVAHHVTAAYALDLHEGDVFWCTADPGWVTGMSYGIIAPLTHGVTTVVDEGDFAPKRWYGILADQHVTVWYTAPTALRMLMRAAPRGGEPTPAARHDLSSLRFVASVGEPLNPEAVHWGREALGLPVHDTWWQTETGAIMIANFPADPVRPGSMGRPIPGVEAAVLACGEDGRAAITGGRVHVLREPGAQGELALRAGWPSMFRAYLHEPRRYEACFADGWYLTGDLVSRDTGGWYWFVGRADDVIKSAGHLIGPFEVESALMEHPAVAEAGVIGRPDPLAGAIVKAFVLPRPEYPPDTELRRDVLAFARRRLGPAVAPREIEFVEDLPHTRSGKVMRRLLRARELGLPEGDVSTLETPGPAATAELSGKEP, from the coding sequence ATGAACGCCCTGTGGGTCGCACCGGTCATGCCCGACTACGACAGCGCCCGGGCCGTCTTCTCTTGGCGACGGGAGCGGTCCCGGCTCGCCGGGCTGCCGGACGGCGGCATCAACATCGGGTACGAGGCGGTCGACCGGCACCTGCGCGAGGGCCACGGCGAACAGGTTGCGTTGCGCTGCATCGCCCGCGACGGATCCGTCCAGACGGTCAGCTTCGCCGGGCTCGCAGCCGAGAGCTCCCGCTTCGCGCACGTTCTGGAGACGCTCGGCCTGGAACGCGGCGAGCGGGTGTTCACCCTCCTCGGCCGCCGGTTCGAGCTGTACAGCACCGTCCTCGGAACGCTGCGGGCCAGCCGAGTCGTGTGTCCCCTGTTCAGCGCCTTCGGGCCCGAACCCGTCGCACTGCGCTTGGAGCTGGGCAACGCCCGGGCGCTGGTCACGACCCGCGAGCTGTACGAACGCAAGGTGGCCCCCGTACGGTCCCGTCTTCCGCACCTGCGGCACGTCCTGCTTCTCGACCCCGGGACCGACCCGCCCCCGGACACCCTCTCCTTCCCCGCTCTCACGGCCGCCGCGCCGGACGCGTACACAGTGGGACCGACCGATCCGGCGGAGCCGGCGCTGCTGCACTTCACCAGCGGCACGACAGGCACCCCCAAGGGCGCGGTACACGTGCACGAGGCGGTCGTCGCCCATCACGTCACCGCCGCCTACGCCCTGGACCTGCACGAGGGCGACGTCTTCTGGTGCACCGCCGACCCCGGCTGGGTCACCGGCATGTCGTACGGCATCATCGCCCCGCTCACCCACGGGGTGACGACCGTCGTCGACGAAGGGGACTTCGCCCCGAAGCGCTGGTACGGAATCCTCGCCGACCAGCACGTCACCGTCTGGTACACGGCGCCCACCGCCCTGCGCATGCTCATGCGGGCCGCACCACGCGGCGGCGAGCCGACGCCCGCCGCGCGGCACGACCTCTCGTCGCTCCGGTTCGTCGCGAGCGTCGGAGAGCCACTGAACCCCGAGGCCGTGCACTGGGGCCGGGAGGCGCTCGGGCTACCCGTCCACGACACCTGGTGGCAGACCGAGACCGGTGCCATCATGATCGCCAACTTCCCGGCCGATCCCGTGCGGCCCGGTTCGATGGGCCGACCGATTCCCGGCGTCGAGGCCGCCGTCCTGGCGTGCGGCGAGGACGGCCGGGCCGCGATCACCGGCGGGCGGGTCCACGTCCTCCGGGAACCGGGTGCCCAGGGCGAGCTCGCCCTGCGGGCGGGCTGGCCGTCGATGTTCCGGGCCTACCTGCACGAGCCGCGCCGATACGAGGCGTGCTTCGCCGACGGCTGGTACCTGACCGGCGACCTCGTCAGCCGCGACACCGGCGGCTGGTACTGGTTCGTGGGCCGCGCCGACGACGTCATCAAGTCCGCGGGGCACCTCATCGGGCCGTTCGAGGTGGAGAGCGCGCTCATGGAGCATCCGGCCGTCGCCGAAGCCGGTGTCATCGGACGCCCTGACCCGCTGGCCGGCGCGATCGTCAAGGCGTTCGTGCTGCCGCGCCCCGAGTATCCGCCCGACACCGAACTGCGGCGCGATGTCCTGGCGTTCGCCCGCCGGCGCCTGGGCCCGGCCGTCGCCCCCCGGGAGATCGAGTTCGTCGAGGACCTGCCCCATACCCGCAGCGGAAAGGTGATGCGCCGCCTGCTGCGGGCTCGCGAACTCGGCCTGCCCGAGGGCGACGTGTCGACGCTGGAGACACCCGGACCGGCCGCGACGGCCGAGCTCTCCGGGAAGGAACCGTGA
- a CDS encoding phosphopantetheine-binding protein — MNHDQAKAFVRQAVQRVVPDADFTGLDPGVSLRDTFEMDSLDFLEFVEALAELSGAELSEDDYPALDTWDGCAARLVGEASASAQGRRG, encoded by the coding sequence GTGAACCACGACCAGGCAAAGGCATTCGTCCGGCAAGCCGTGCAGCGCGTCGTCCCCGACGCCGACTTCACGGGGCTCGATCCCGGCGTGTCCCTGCGGGACACGTTCGAGATGGATTCGCTGGACTTCCTCGAGTTCGTCGAGGCACTCGCCGAACTCAGCGGGGCGGAACTCAGCGAGGACGACTATCCGGCCCTCGACACGTGGGACGGCTGCGCCGCTCGCCTGGTGGGCGAGGCCAGTGCGTCCGCACAAGGAAGGAGAGGGTGA
- a CDS encoding DUF1918 domain-containing protein → MTSKTVRCCMTVLLHGTRPPQFSLCCAKPTRGSAEWSPSGTFGPYGDRPAGTHGGEGERARLGRTAAGRSCREARTMTATGARQGQEKPRAGLWARVGDRLIVGGATVGDEGRDGEIVGLHHPDGTPPFDVRWSDTGRVTEVFPGPDARVQHFPPHGTREAGPVKAATRS, encoded by the coding sequence ATGACCTCGAAAACCGTGCGGTGCTGCATGACGGTCCTCCTTCACGGGACGCGGCCGCCCCAGTTCTCACTCTGCTGCGCGAAGCCCACCCGGGGCAGTGCCGAATGGTCCCCTTCGGGGACTTTCGGCCCCTATGGCGACCGGCCGGCCGGGACGCACGGTGGAGAAGGCGAGAGAGCCCGTCTCGGGAGGACCGCGGCCGGGCGCTCGTGCCGGGAGGCGAGAACCATGACCGCGACCGGAGCACGACAAGGCCAGGAGAAGCCCCGCGCCGGGTTGTGGGCTCGCGTCGGTGACCGGCTGATCGTGGGTGGTGCCACGGTCGGGGACGAGGGGCGTGACGGTGAGATCGTCGGGCTCCACCATCCGGACGGCACTCCGCCCTTCGATGTCCGATGGTCGGACACGGGCCGGGTCACCGAGGTGTTTCCGGGCCCGGACGCGCGCGTCCAGCACTTTCCGCCACACGGCACGAGAGAGGCCGGACCCGTGAAGGCGGCTACGCGGTCGTGA